The following are from one region of the Isoalcanivorax indicus genome:
- the recC gene encoding exodeoxyribonuclease V subunit gamma, translating into MHYLYQSNRLEHLAAMLGAVMAQQPASPLSSEQVLVHSPGMATWLRLNLAARHGIAANIECPLPSTFFWQLHRRLHPDLPEQSAWSKDNLLWHLLAELPELLKCDAGAPLAHYLRDDSPLRRFQLCRDIADLFDQYLVYRPAWLNDWEAGRVSEVPDNRRWQPVLWQRLAARIRALAPRDLHRGELMDARRLREHLNPAQLPPRVFLFGPTTQPAAQLEALGVLGECCDVHLFLLNPSAEYWGHVQSDRQLARHRVKALRAGQSWESLPGEVGNPLLASLGAQGRELLELLLGGLWPQAQEIDAFVPPREDTLLGQVQADIFNLHDGRQAPRAAALHTIQLHDCHSPMREVEVLHDRLLALFEQDSTLRPRDVVVMMPDVGSYAPLIEAVFGADREPAIPWAIADRSLADEAPLLRSVLQLLQPRVSRFTANEVMDLLDVPAIRTRFGFSIEELPLLRRWISEAGIRWGLDEDHRARLALPAFRENSWAAGLERILLGVALGEEEQLWQTRPSLPGLTLGQAELAGRLGEFLHRLQRFEATLSKPASAAVWQQRLNRLLDDCYAREADRDAELDQLRAALDTLARGAGQALGEAPLDVDMVHAWLRQTLSASAGGQRFLAGRVNFCTLMPMRSVPFRVVCLLGMQDDAYPRPEQPVGHDLMRLKPLPGDRSRRAEDRYLFLEAVLSARDHLCISWCGRDSQDNSERPPSVVLAELTDYLDQAFEPVTDEQGVTQPLSRHLTCQHPLQPFSVRYFNPPAKEGADTTLFSYAAHWAEVAAARKVPCLNPPLQLEAGQAERLLDVGLNDLTRFLRNPAEAFLSLRLGVSLGDTTRVLDDDEPFVAGGLEVWQLEQQVLDRVLAAEPLEPLVARWQGSGQLPPGEAGQALVAEHVEAAAEHARRVRRLWAKGELLSPMGFSHQAGAVTLSGHFHELTGCGQQISSASRLFANRDAPRGGDALRNLKKVPKVRHMLALWLTHLALNTLPLPEPARRSTAFFRDVRLQLPALPADTARELLGGVMQAYQQGLTAPLAFMPQTGWAALVWPDKPDTVLQHLLGNDRQPGEAADVAVARLFPEPPLTDFMRQGKRLLGPLRDVAEVQPYD; encoded by the coding sequence ATGCACTATCTCTATCAGTCCAACCGTCTCGAACATCTGGCCGCCATGCTGGGCGCTGTCATGGCACAGCAGCCGGCGTCGCCGCTGTCGAGTGAACAGGTGCTGGTCCACAGCCCCGGGATGGCAACCTGGTTGCGACTGAACCTGGCAGCACGGCACGGTATTGCCGCCAATATCGAGTGCCCGCTGCCCTCCACCTTCTTCTGGCAACTGCACCGTCGCCTGCATCCTGATCTGCCGGAGCAGTCTGCCTGGAGCAAGGACAATCTGCTCTGGCACCTGCTGGCCGAGTTGCCCGAACTGCTGAAGTGCGATGCCGGAGCGCCGCTGGCGCATTATCTGCGCGACGACAGTCCCCTGCGCCGGTTCCAGTTGTGCCGGGATATTGCCGACCTGTTTGACCAGTACCTGGTGTACCGCCCTGCCTGGCTCAACGACTGGGAAGCCGGGCGGGTCAGCGAGGTGCCGGACAACCGCCGCTGGCAGCCGGTCTTGTGGCAGCGCCTGGCTGCCCGCATTCGTGCTCTGGCCCCCCGGGATCTGCACCGTGGCGAGTTGATGGATGCCCGGCGCCTTCGCGAGCACCTGAACCCGGCGCAGCTGCCGCCGCGGGTCTTTCTGTTCGGCCCCACCACCCAGCCTGCGGCGCAGCTGGAAGCACTCGGTGTACTGGGCGAATGCTGTGATGTGCACCTGTTTCTGCTCAATCCCAGCGCCGAATACTGGGGCCACGTGCAAAGCGACCGGCAGTTGGCGCGCCATCGGGTCAAGGCGCTGCGCGCGGGGCAGTCCTGGGAGAGCCTGCCCGGTGAGGTGGGTAATCCGCTGCTGGCCTCTCTCGGTGCTCAGGGGCGCGAATTGCTGGAACTGCTGCTGGGTGGTTTGTGGCCCCAGGCACAGGAGATCGACGCCTTCGTACCGCCCCGCGAAGACACGCTGCTGGGGCAGGTGCAGGCCGATATTTTCAATCTCCATGACGGCCGCCAGGCGCCGCGCGCGGCAGCACTGCACACGATCCAGCTGCATGATTGCCACAGCCCCATGCGTGAGGTGGAAGTGCTGCATGACCGGTTGCTGGCCCTGTTTGAACAGGATTCCACACTGCGGCCGCGCGATGTGGTGGTGATGATGCCGGATGTCGGCAGCTATGCGCCGCTGATCGAAGCGGTATTCGGTGCCGACCGTGAACCTGCCATTCCCTGGGCCATCGCCGACCGCAGTCTGGCCGATGAAGCGCCCCTGCTGCGCAGCGTGTTGCAATTGCTGCAACCCCGGGTCAGCCGCTTTACCGCCAATGAGGTGATGGACCTGCTGGACGTGCCGGCCATTCGCACGCGTTTCGGTTTCAGTATCGAGGAACTGCCGCTGTTGCGTCGCTGGATCAGCGAGGCCGGTATCCGCTGGGGGCTGGACGAAGATCACCGGGCGCGTCTGGCGCTGCCCGCCTTCCGCGAGAACAGCTGGGCTGCCGGGCTGGAACGTATCCTGCTGGGGGTGGCCCTGGGCGAAGAAGAGCAGCTGTGGCAGACGCGCCCGAGCCTGCCCGGGCTGACCCTGGGCCAGGCCGAACTGGCGGGCCGCCTGGGTGAGTTTCTGCATCGTCTGCAACGTTTCGAAGCGACCCTGAGCAAGCCCGCCAGTGCTGCGGTCTGGCAACAGCGCCTGAACCGCCTGCTGGACGATTGCTATGCCCGCGAGGCGGACCGGGATGCGGAGCTGGATCAGTTGCGTGCCGCACTGGACACGCTGGCCCGGGGCGCCGGGCAGGCACTGGGCGAGGCGCCGCTGGATGTGGACATGGTGCACGCCTGGTTGCGCCAGACGTTGTCGGCCAGTGCCGGGGGGCAGCGCTTCCTGGCCGGGCGCGTGAATTTCTGCACCCTGATGCCGATGCGCAGTGTGCCGTTCCGGGTGGTCTGTCTGCTGGGCATGCAGGACGATGCCTACCCGCGCCCGGAGCAACCGGTGGGGCACGATCTGATGCGCCTGAAACCTCTGCCCGGTGATCGCTCGCGGCGCGCCGAAGACCGTTACCTGTTTCTGGAAGCGGTGCTGTCAGCGCGCGACCATCTGTGCATCAGCTGGTGCGGGCGGGACAGCCAGGACAACAGCGAGCGACCGCCCTCTGTGGTGCTGGCGGAACTCACTGATTATCTGGATCAGGCGTTCGAGCCGGTGACCGACGAGCAGGGTGTCACGCAGCCATTGTCACGGCATCTGACCTGCCAGCATCCCCTGCAGCCTTTCAGCGTGCGTTACTTCAATCCCCCTGCCAAAGAAGGCGCCGACACGACGCTGTTCTCTTATGCGGCGCACTGGGCCGAGGTGGCGGCGGCGCGCAAGGTGCCTTGCCTGAACCCGCCCCTGCAACTGGAAGCCGGCCAGGCCGAGCGCCTGCTGGATGTCGGCCTGAACGACCTGACCCGCTTCCTGCGTAATCCTGCCGAGGCTTTCCTGTCATTGCGGCTGGGCGTGAGCCTGGGGGATACCACCCGGGTGCTGGATGACGACGAACCCTTTGTTGCCGGTGGGCTGGAGGTGTGGCAACTGGAGCAGCAGGTGCTGGACCGGGTGCTGGCGGCGGAACCGCTGGAGCCGTTGGTGGCCCGCTGGCAGGGCAGCGGTCAGTTGCCACCGGGGGAGGCCGGGCAGGCCCTGGTGGCCGAACATGTCGAGGCCGCTGCCGAGCACGCCCGTCGGGTGCGGCGGCTCTGGGCCAAGGGTGAACTGTTGTCGCCGATGGGCTTCAGCCACCAGGCGGGCGCCGTCACGCTGAGTGGCCACTTCCATGAGTTGACCGGCTGCGGGCAGCAGATCAGTTCGGCGTCGCGGCTGTTTGCCAACCGTGATGCGCCGCGTGGTGGTGATGCACTGCGCAATCTGAAAAAAGTCCCGAAGGTGCGGCACATGCTGGCGCTCTGGCTGACGCACCTGGCGTTGAATACCCTGCCGTTGCCAGAGCCTGCCCGGCGCAGCACCGCCTTCTTCCGCGATGTGCGCCTGCAATTGCCGGCACTGCCTGCGGACACTGCCCGCGAGTTGCTGGGCGGGGTGATGCAGGCCTACCAGCAGGGCCTGACGGCGCCCCTGGCGTTCATGCCGCAGACCGGTTGGGCGGCCCTGGTCTGGCCGGACAAACCCGACACGGTCCTGCAGCATTTGCTGGGCAATGACCGCCAGCCGGGGGAGGCCGCTGACGTGGCGGTGGCGCGTCTTTTCCCCGAGCCGCCGCTGACCGACTTCATGCGCCAGGGCAAGCGTCTGCTGGGCCCCTTGCGGGATGTGGCGGAGGTGCAGCCCTATGACTGA
- the recB gene encoding exodeoxyribonuclease V subunit beta: protein MTEPQPLDLRTLGLEGLTLIEASAGTGKTFSIAGLYLRLVLGLGREAPLPVEQILVVTFTRAAVAELRGRIRLRLSEARTLFQRGQSDDAFEQYLLAAMPADQAILLLEQALTAMDNAAIHTIHGFCQRLLRQHALDLGAPMECAFSDDDGTLLQQAVADVWRTLVYDEGGDGRTLVRCFATPDGLQQALKPLLRQPLPILEPALDQADLARRQRRAEALREELRVAWQTHGAVVRRHVQHACDSKVFNGKKLQWRWLQPGLNQLDAWAAGEADSPIARTGDGTVQSTRLFPDELRSAARPERLAEVPTHELLELLPDVLRDEQEGPALERAALLGVARGQVQSRLARLKQQLSQRSADDLLVDVAEALRGADGEALASRLASQYPVALVDEFQDTDPLQYAIFRHLYHDRPATALFMIGDPKQAIYRFRGADIHAYLSARKDCDPAQHYTLATNWRSSTPMVRAVNALFSGNAEAFVLPGIDFHPARAAGRADETPLRSDDRRAALTLVLADPEAEQLGRNKSLAQAWQASWIAQEVRRLLGDAAAGRTLIGDRPLAARDIAVLVRGHHEARQVRDALAGQGLGCVYRDRQSVFDTAVAADLEQVLSALAEPENEALVRSALGTGLFAQPPATLYQRFNHPLEWPRTLNLFHELARQWRSRGVMPALYQLFEKEKVLVRLRAAEEGERQLTDLLHLCELLQQAAGQQGGPRELLHWFARQRQQPAGSQDGRQLRLESEDNLVQVVTIHTSKGLQYPVTFVAGMWNAPTRSERDVAWVNKDGHHCVALDADLLLPPGMAQEVREQARQERLAEDMRLLYVALTRSIHRCYTLLAPVGDGRAEAALHHLLGLDATQTAHADYRDRLESLASNLTLNWTGDMPRAGRPLPAAARVRADQVRRFRGQLGDDWRLTSYSGLTRALEQHRGEHFEPAEVTVSPPEGPRLQHGIHGFPRGAAAGICLHGIFERLDYRRREVAPALVREQLRRHGIDEDWDGVVTRMCEAVLSRPLAPEAPSLSQARHWKAEMEFMLSAGEVSAAALDSAVTLLPASQPRPPLDFARLRGMLRGFIDLVFEVDGRYYVIDFKSNWLGSRGRDYHPDALQAAMAEHRYDVQAMLYALALHRHLRHTLPGYDPAVHFGGLGYLFLRGMVDDGPPGQGIWFARPVPAALAAMDALFGLPPHAEEGL from the coding sequence ATGACTGAGCCGCAACCGCTGGATCTGCGCACCCTGGGTCTGGAAGGGCTGACCCTGATCGAAGCCAGTGCCGGGACCGGCAAGACCTTTTCCATAGCCGGCCTGTACTTGCGGCTGGTGCTGGGGCTGGGGCGCGAGGCGCCTTTGCCGGTGGAACAGATACTGGTGGTCACCTTCACCCGTGCGGCGGTGGCGGAGCTGCGCGGGCGCATCCGCCTGCGTCTGAGCGAGGCGCGCACCCTGTTTCAGCGCGGGCAGAGTGATGACGCTTTTGAGCAGTATCTGTTGGCGGCCATGCCCGCCGATCAGGCGATCCTGCTGCTGGAGCAGGCGCTTACCGCCATGGACAATGCGGCGATCCACACCATCCATGGCTTTTGCCAGCGTCTGCTGCGCCAGCATGCCCTGGATCTGGGGGCGCCGATGGAATGCGCCTTCAGTGATGACGATGGCACCCTGTTGCAACAGGCCGTTGCGGATGTGTGGCGGACGCTGGTCTACGACGAAGGGGGCGATGGCCGCACGCTGGTGCGCTGTTTTGCCACGCCCGACGGTTTGCAGCAGGCGCTGAAGCCGTTGCTGCGGCAGCCGTTGCCGATACTCGAGCCCGCGCTGGACCAGGCGGACCTGGCACGTCGCCAGCGCCGCGCGGAGGCGTTGCGCGAGGAACTGCGTGTTGCCTGGCAAACCCATGGCGCCGTGGTGCGTCGACACGTGCAGCATGCCTGCGACAGCAAGGTTTTCAATGGCAAGAAGCTGCAGTGGCGCTGGTTGCAACCTGGCCTGAACCAGCTGGATGCCTGGGCCGCAGGCGAGGCCGACAGCCCGATCGCGCGCACCGGCGACGGTACGGTTCAGAGCACCCGATTGTTCCCGGACGAACTGCGCAGCGCCGCCCGTCCGGAACGGCTCGCCGAAGTGCCTACCCATGAGTTGCTGGAGCTGTTGCCGGATGTGCTGCGCGATGAGCAGGAAGGTCCGGCACTGGAGCGGGCGGCGCTGCTCGGCGTGGCGCGCGGTCAGGTACAGTCGCGCCTGGCGCGGCTCAAGCAGCAGCTCAGCCAGCGCAGCGCCGATGACCTGCTGGTGGATGTGGCGGAGGCGCTGCGGGGGGCCGATGGCGAGGCGCTGGCCAGCCGTCTGGCCAGCCAGTATCCCGTGGCGCTGGTGGATGAATTTCAGGATACCGATCCGCTGCAATATGCCATCTTCCGCCATCTCTACCATGATCGGCCGGCTACCGCGCTGTTCATGATTGGTGACCCGAAGCAGGCCATCTACCGCTTCCGCGGCGCGGATATCCATGCCTATCTGTCGGCCCGCAAGGATTGCGATCCGGCGCAGCACTACACGCTGGCCACCAACTGGCGCTCGAGTACGCCCATGGTGCGCGCGGTGAACGCGCTGTTTTCCGGCAATGCGGAGGCGTTTGTCCTGCCCGGCATCGATTTCCATCCGGCGCGGGCGGCAGGGCGTGCCGATGAAACGCCGTTGCGCAGTGACGACCGCCGCGCCGCCCTGACGCTGGTGCTGGCGGATCCCGAGGCCGAGCAGCTGGGCCGTAACAAGAGCCTGGCGCAGGCCTGGCAGGCGAGCTGGATTGCACAGGAAGTGCGTCGTCTGCTTGGCGATGCCGCCGCCGGGCGCACACTGATCGGTGATCGCCCGCTGGCCGCGCGGGATATCGCTGTGCTGGTGCGCGGCCATCATGAAGCCCGCCAGGTGCGTGACGCGCTGGCCGGGCAAGGACTGGGCTGCGTTTACCGTGACCGGCAGAGCGTCTTTGATACCGCCGTGGCAGCGGATCTGGAGCAGGTCTTGTCGGCCCTGGCGGAGCCGGAAAACGAGGCGCTGGTGCGTAGCGCCCTGGGCACCGGCCTGTTTGCCCAGCCGCCCGCCACGCTGTATCAGCGCTTCAATCATCCCCTGGAATGGCCGCGCACCCTGAACCTGTTCCACGAACTGGCGCGCCAGTGGCGCAGCCGTGGTGTGATGCCCGCGCTGTATCAGTTGTTCGAGAAAGAAAAGGTGCTGGTGCGGCTGCGCGCCGCCGAAGAAGGCGAGCGCCAGCTCACCGATCTGCTGCACCTGTGCGAGCTGCTACAGCAGGCGGCCGGGCAGCAGGGCGGCCCCCGGGAGCTGCTGCACTGGTTTGCCCGCCAGCGGCAGCAACCCGCGGGCAGCCAGGATGGCCGCCAGCTGCGTCTGGAAAGCGAGGACAATCTCGTCCAGGTGGTCACCATCCATACCAGTAAAGGTCTTCAGTATCCGGTGACCTTTGTCGCCGGCATGTGGAATGCCCCGACCCGTAGCGAGCGGGATGTGGCCTGGGTGAATAAAGACGGCCATCACTGTGTGGCGCTGGATGCGGACCTGCTGCTGCCCCCCGGGATGGCGCAAGAGGTGCGTGAGCAGGCCCGCCAGGAACGGCTCGCCGAAGACATGCGGCTGCTCTACGTGGCACTGACGCGCAGCATCCATCGCTGCTACACCCTGCTGGCCCCGGTGGGTGACGGCCGTGCCGAGGCGGCCCTGCATCACCTGCTCGGGCTGGATGCCACGCAGACCGCTCACGCGGACTATCGCGACCGGCTGGAGTCACTGGCCAGCAACCTGACCCTCAACTGGACCGGCGACATGCCACGCGCCGGCCGCCCCTTGCCCGCCGCCGCGCGCGTGCGGGCGGACCAGGTGCGACGCTTCCGCGGGCAACTCGGGGATGACTGGCGGCTGACCAGTTACAGCGGCCTGACCCGGGCGCTGGAACAGCATCGTGGTGAGCATTTCGAACCGGCGGAAGTCACGGTGAGCCCGCCTGAAGGCCCCCGGTTGCAGCATGGTATCCATGGCTTTCCGCGCGGCGCGGCCGCCGGGATCTGCCTGCATGGCATTTTCGAACGGCTCGACTACCGGCGTCGCGAGGTGGCGCCGGCACTGGTCCGCGAGCAGTTGCGCCGTCACGGCATCGACGAAGACTGGGATGGCGTGGTGACGCGCATGTGCGAAGCGGTACTGAGCCGCCCCCTGGCACCGGAGGCGCCGTCCCTGAGCCAGGCCCGTCACTGGAAAGCGGAAATGGAATTCATGTTGTCAGCAGGCGAAGTCAGTGCCGCCGCACTGGATAGCGCCGTGACCCTGCTGCCCGCATCACAACCACGTCCGCCGCTGGATTTTGCCCGGCTCAGAGGCATGCTGCGCGGCTTCATCGATCTGGTCTTCGAGGTGGACGGGCGCTATTACGTGATCGATTTCAAGAGCAACTGGCTGGGCTCCCGTGGGCGTGACTACCATCCGGATGCGTTGCAGGCGGCGATGGCCGAGCACCGCTACGATGTGCAGGCGATGCTCTATGCCCTGGCCCTGCACCGTCACCTGCGCCACACGCTGCCCGGCTATGATCCGGCGGTGCATTTCGGTGGCCTGGGCTACCTGTTCCTGCGTGGCATGGTGGATGACGGGCCGCCCGGCCAGGGCATCTGGTTTGCCCGTCCCGTCCCGGCGGCGCTGGCGGCGATGGATGCCCTGTTCGGGTTGCCGCCGCATGCGGAGGAGGGGTTGTGA
- a CDS encoding gamma-glutamylcyclotransferase family protein has translation MNSAMGSAMSGTLRVFVYGTLLRGESNHHWLAGARFLGRWQTPARFRLFSLGSYPVLCPGGRQAVAGEVYAVDADGLAALDRLEEYPACYDRIQLSSPFGPVWVYVQHKAPARGRLLRQGRWRDRPPRPTPFRGVARTQGPEE, from the coding sequence ATGAATAGTGCGATGGGCAGTGCGATGTCCGGCACCCTCCGTGTTTTCGTTTATGGCACGCTGCTGCGCGGAGAGAGCAATCACCATTGGCTGGCGGGCGCGCGCTTCCTTGGCCGCTGGCAGACGCCCGCGCGCTTCCGCCTGTTTTCCCTCGGCAGTTATCCCGTGCTGTGCCCGGGTGGCCGTCAGGCCGTAGCAGGCGAAGTCTATGCGGTGGATGCTGACGGGCTCGCCGCGCTGGACCGGCTGGAGGAATATCCCGCCTGTTACGATCGCATTCAGTTGTCATCCCCCTTCGGCCCGGTCTGGGTTTATGTGCAGCACAAGGCACCTGCGCGGGGCCGATTGCTGCGCCAGGGCCGCTGGCGTGACCGGCCGCCCCGCCCGACGCCGTTTCGAGGCGTGGCGCGCACTCAGGGGCCGGAGGAGTGA
- the recD gene encoding exodeoxyribonuclease V subunit alpha: MSALSWLETRLERGILRPLDMSLARLMARYSPDDDEPVWLMALVSYLAGQGHVCLDLSQPPLLPFDSDDCPWLPPALPPEVDGHLIGTPDDTCLLVREASRLYLARHYQAEGRVVHAVRARCRLRDLPIGLAGELAGPLFPTTAQPDWQRVAAINCALHRFGIITGGPGTGKTWTVTRMLALQLLLAAHRYPEAPLPRLRLAAPTGKAAARLTESLRAALVDLPLPDMLRAAMPTEAVTLHRLLGAGRDGRPRYHAGRLLPVDVVVVDEASMIDLGLMTQLVSALPDAAALYLVGDRDQLASVEAGSVFADLCGEDSDAGNRFSPNVFSRLLGEALTGLSQDTAMTLPDDQVVRLARVHRYDEAAGIGRLADAVRLGDMAAVQALRADPPEDLHWLAPDRAALVEQAATALAPMLALAREGAAPEAVLAAFARFRLLCAQRRGPWGVETFNALITRALRARGLSGHQPWFPGRAVLLTRNDWSQGLFNGDAGVTLMDPADGQLKVVFATADGSLRWVPPVRLPAFEDAWAMTIHKSQGSEFDQVLVVLPEHDSPLLGRELLYTGLTRARQQVSVVASDAVLQLTLGRRIQRRSGLAARLRDGLRDE, translated from the coding sequence GTGAGCGCCTTGAGCTGGCTGGAGACACGGCTGGAACGCGGCATCCTGCGGCCCCTGGATATGAGCCTGGCACGGCTTATGGCCCGCTACAGCCCGGACGATGACGAGCCGGTCTGGCTGATGGCCCTGGTCAGCTATCTGGCGGGTCAGGGGCATGTCTGCCTGGACCTGTCGCAACCGCCGCTGCTGCCGTTCGACAGTGACGATTGCCCCTGGCTGCCACCGGCCTTGCCGCCGGAGGTGGACGGCCATCTGATCGGCACCCCGGATGACACCTGCCTGCTGGTCAGGGAAGCCAGCCGCCTGTATCTGGCGCGGCATTATCAGGCGGAAGGGCGTGTGGTCCATGCGGTGCGCGCTCGCTGTCGTTTGCGCGATCTGCCCATCGGCCTGGCGGGCGAGTTGGCCGGGCCCCTGTTTCCGACGACGGCGCAACCGGACTGGCAACGTGTGGCGGCCATCAATTGTGCCCTGCACCGTTTTGGCATCATTACCGGCGGGCCGGGGACCGGCAAGACCTGGACGGTCACCCGGATGCTGGCACTGCAACTGCTGCTGGCGGCGCACCGTTACCCGGAAGCGCCGTTGCCGCGCTTGCGCCTGGCCGCGCCCACCGGCAAGGCGGCGGCGCGCCTGACCGAATCCCTGCGTGCCGCGCTGGTCGATCTGCCGTTGCCGGACATGCTGCGCGCGGCCATGCCCACTGAGGCGGTCACCCTGCACCGATTGCTGGGCGCGGGCCGTGATGGCCGGCCACGCTATCATGCCGGGCGGCTGCTGCCGGTGGATGTGGTGGTGGTGGATGAAGCCTCGATGATTGACCTGGGGTTGATGACACAACTGGTGTCGGCGCTGCCGGACGCTGCGGCCCTGTATCTGGTGGGCGACCGCGATCAGCTCGCGTCGGTGGAGGCGGGCAGTGTGTTTGCTGACCTGTGCGGTGAAGACAGCGACGCCGGGAATCGCTTCTCGCCGAACGTGTTCAGCCGACTTCTCGGGGAAGCGCTGACGGGCCTGTCCCAGGACACGGCCATGACCTTGCCGGATGACCAGGTGGTGCGCCTGGCGCGCGTGCATCGATATGACGAAGCGGCAGGGATAGGACGTCTGGCCGATGCCGTGCGTCTGGGCGACATGGCGGCGGTGCAGGCGTTGCGCGCAGACCCGCCAGAAGATTTGCACTGGCTGGCGCCGGACCGTGCGGCATTGGTGGAGCAGGCGGCTACCGCCCTGGCGCCGATGCTGGCGCTGGCCCGTGAGGGCGCTGCGCCCGAAGCGGTGCTGGCGGCTTTTGCCCGATTTCGCCTGCTCTGTGCCCAGCGCCGTGGTCCCTGGGGCGTCGAGACCTTTAATGCCCTGATTACCCGGGCACTGAGAGCTCGTGGCCTGAGCGGCCATCAGCCCTGGTTCCCGGGCCGGGCGGTGTTATTGACGCGCAACGACTGGAGCCAGGGCCTGTTCAACGGCGATGCCGGCGTTACGCTGATGGACCCCGCAGACGGCCAGCTCAAGGTGGTCTTTGCCACCGCCGATGGCAGCTTGCGCTGGGTGCCCCCCGTGCGGCTGCCGGCCTTTGAAGACGCCTGGGCCATGACCATTCACAAGAGTCAGGGCAGTGAATTTGACCAGGTACTGGTGGTGTTGCCAGAGCACGATTCGCCGCTGCTGGGACGGGAACTGTTGTACACGGGGCTCACCCGTGCCCGGCAGCAGGTCTCGGTGGTGGCCAGCGATGCGGTGCTGCAACTGACGCTGGGGCGCCGCATCCAGCGTCGTTCCGGGCTGGCTGCACGGCTGCGGGACGGGTTGCGGGATGAATAG